The Sabethes cyaneus chromosome 1, idSabCyanKW18_F2, whole genome shotgun sequence DNA segment TAAAAGTTGTTGCAATAATCGGGCATTTCAACCTATGCGATCCTACTACAAAGGGGGGAAAAGTAGGAGGAATTTTTTACCGGGCATGTATTACTTAAATTGCAAATGGAATCCGGTCAATTTCGTTTATTATTGCGACTGCAATCATCCTTTCATCTTTTCATGCAAAACTTTTCAAGCTCGATGAACGCAGCACACCGAACAACAAATGCCGCTGCCAAAATGCCTAGACAAGCCCCTCCTAAAAACAACTAGTAGTTAGTAGTGAAATAACTTCGCAAAACAAACGTCAGCCAAAGCTAATCGGCAGTTTGCATTCGGAACTACCCAGGAATAGCCAATATATTGCGTTATAAAATATATACCATATTTCTTACCTCAAAAATCGCACTGAAAGCTTAATTTTGCCAATGTGATATTGTACGGTTTACCATCTAACACAAAACTGACTTGACAGCCCATTTGTGCGGGAAACTGTCAACTGACTCCGACACCTTCCCACTGTgccagttacacgctaccggtGTGTTATAAACACACATTTCacgttccaggcaaatcctgTAATATGCTAATACTAGGATGCCACAGTGCTTATAGTTATGATTTGTTAGAGCAATTTAACGTTGTTTAGTGTGGGTGGACCTTAAAAATTCGCTTCTTCTTTATATTGTATGTATCTCCTGTCGGGTTTATTTCTCAAAATTACGCCTTTAAAGCACTTTGAAGTCCATCAAAAACGCACATTTTCTATGCAGTAATCAGGTCATTAGCTCCTTCGGTTCCGAAAGTTACagacattttttcaaaaaagtttcCTCAACATACTGTTCATACAGAttaaatgaactcagcattacCAACCTGAAAACAAcaattcgagcgaatcacttgcggtCATGTTCGAggtgttctctacattcattcattctcgataATAGTGAATGAAGTCAAATGTGAATCatgcattcattttgaactgccggaAATGGCAaaagaaattacaataaacgtaaacattgctccgaagttttaattaattatcTTTAgtcaggttttggttgattttgaaaagcattttgaaaaactaaactttgagatctaaaatatcagttaaAAGTAAGAAAATTGACGGACAGGCTAGTCGAGCGATCAGTCAGCACTGAAATTCATgcatgaattgttttgaaggacaGACAACTGGGATAGAGAAACACCGTCAACAGCTCAGTAGTCCTGTCTGTGGGCTGACAAATAAAAGAATACGcgtttatattcgccttcatgcagtgCTGTCTATTTTTTCGAGCTCTAGCTCTGGTTATCTAGCAATATTTAAATTCATATCAGATCATATCAATCTAGATCGACTCTTTTTTGCTAGACCACATTGAATGCTGATGTAAAGAtcacaaaaatatttaataaaattaatGGATTATTAGAATGAATTCAATAAAGTCTAAACCTTTTCATTTATCTATCAATCTCATTCAAAATGGCTTAATAATTAGTCACAGCTTTGCTGGACACAGAATTTCCCTTAGTCTAGTTGTGTACAGTTCAAACTAGACAAGTTTGCTGCTATTTAAAATGTCGCACTAACGGCGAAAAGGGCCAAAACTTACCGTCAGCTTGCAGTCTTCCGAAGTTTCCAAATTCCTCGGTATGTTTTTAAACTCTCGAAAATACAACCTGTCAAAAGATAACCATTAGTATGGTCCTTAACCCTTTAATGGTATAACAAACTAGAAACCTACAAATCGTCCCTCCGATCGTAGCTTTCCCGCACGTAGGACGGATGATAGATCAACTCCTTCAGCGAATCGAACCGATACTGGTGGAAGAACGTCAGCGTGCATTCCCGATTAGCCTCGGAGCTGCGCCGCAGCATTCGCAAGCTATCCGGTCGTCCACGGGCGAACGTTTCCTCGGTGTCGTTGCTCGCGTAGTCGTGCATAATCAACGCCAGCGAGTCGTCCCGATTGATGTACCACTCCCAGCGGGTGGTGGGATTTTCGTACTCCAACGTTTCATACAACGTCAGCCGTTTGCTCAATCCTATCATGTTCGAGTAGGGAGCAAAGCGTTCGTAAACGGCTCGCTTGAAGTGGATTACTTTACTGCCGTTTGGAAATCGTTCCTCGAACTGTTTTCTCGTGACCCGTAACGGGCCAACCCAGGATGCTGGCAGGTCCaggtgtttttctttttccaacTCTTCCTCTGTGGTCAAAGGTTCCTGATCCTCCGGAACAATACAATCCTCTCGCAACTCATAGGGCTCGCCGGGCAAAAAATGTTCCCAGTCTTTAGTGTTCTTAAAATCCCAGCGCATACTTTTAATATCGGTAATGGGATCCTGCTTGTTAACATAGTAGTTGTGTTGATTCCACACACTTTCAATTCCCATGTAGCAGGAGGCATCCACTTCATAGCGAAAACCGGAAGCTGGCTCTATGAAAAATGCACTCGGCGGAAGTAGAACCCTCTCGCCGCTGTTCGGATCGATTACGGTTTCGCGATAGCCCGGTTTGTAGCACCAGGGAGCATTGATTATCACTACGACCCAGGCATGGACACGGTGGCCCGCTTTGGAATCCTCTGCGGGACGTTCCAATTCTTCAATCGCATGTTGCTGAGCCTGCTCCAGTTTGCGTTGCTCGTCTCtgattttgtttagtttttcctCTTCCAAATCGAGAAGATAGCGGCTGCGCAAATCGGGTGGATCGCGCAAATGATACTTGCTCGGTTCAGTCACCTCTTCCTCGATGGACTCCTAAAAGAACAGAATGGAAGCAACCATCAGGTACGGCTCTTGTGGTTGGCAAAATTTGTTTGCAGAAAACGGCAGAAATTGTTGTAATAAGATACGAAAATGACGAACAAGGAAACATGTGTTGCACAGATGTTTCCGTTCATCCCCCTGCTGCAAACTACTTTCGGCACAGGTTAGTGGTCTGTTTTCAATAATTTTGGCTTTTATGATTGTTGTTATTTTCGCCGGTTGCGCGAAAGTTCGCATGCATGCATACCGAGCGGAACGAAACAGATGAAAGGAATTCGATTCATTAGAAAACAACGAACGAAGAACTCGCGAAAGCCGTCTAACAGTGCCTTGTGGTGTCTTTTTTTTCTGGTCAACGGCAATGTCCTTTCGTGGCACGGAGGAAATTCGGTTGCGTGTGTTCAGTTCTTCGCAGCACGCCAATCTGCCAGTGACAATTCCTGTCGTGCGTCATTATAATACTACCGACCGATGACTCTAAGCGCGATTCATAAAAGCGCGAAACCCCATCAGGATGTGCCTTCCCCAGCTTGAGACGATTGCGGTAATGTGTTCGAAAATTTCGCTGCGTGTTTTGTGTTCCCTGGGGTTCTTACGCGGTTGATTATGATCATTAGTAAAACTGCAGGAAAAAGGGAAAGAAAACCAAAACCAAGAGAAAGTAAAACGAGCAGCTCAACGGACGGCTGATTTTTGCCTTCGTCCGCTGTGACGATGTTTTTTCAGCGATCGTGCAAAAAGTTCATAACGCAAAAGGCCCAACTTTAGTTTAGTCAGTCAGTGGTGATAAGCAGTCGAGAATAGCCCTTCTTGACCGGTCGCGTAGGTTCGCCCGCCCGTAGAACAGGGCGCTGCACGGTGACGGACTCCGCATTTTCTCATACCTCCCACCCCTCGTAATACCCCCTCATACGTAACGTCCAATGTTGGCGCGGTTATTAATGCACTCACCTGAACCGGACAGGGAACGTACGGGCAGCTAACCCGGCGCTGGTCGTTGTTGACGATCTCCCGCGTAGCGTAACCGGACACCACGCACGCTGCAAATCCATTTCCTATCAAATAGCTGCACAGAAGGGTAGCCAGCTCGAAACTGTTCGCCTTGCGACGCTTGAGGACCGTGTCTGGCGACAGGAGCCGGGTGGGCTGCAATGGGAAGCGGAGAAGAACGAAAGAAGACTTAAGAATCGAGACACCCATCAAGGTAGAGAGGAAGATTACATGTGTGCATAAACTGAGTGCGCTCTGCAGGTGGTGACAGAGTGCATACAAGAAATGTTTGCAAACAGTTGTATTGATTCATTCCGTTATTGGACCCGACAGCGCGATTTGCTTCATTGATTCATTGCGACATTGGtagtgttttgcttttttttggaaGTTGCGAACCTGTGAAACGGTACAACGGCGCGCTGCTGTTCGGGTTGCCATTTGGCGCGCTCTTCTGCAGAAGCGGGTCAATTGAGTCTTTCTTCTCGCATTAATGTAAAGTACCAATCAGCATTAAACAGCCGTGCCATGCAAATGgatattttttgtatggaataaGCTTTTCATCACGGAAAGGACGGATTCCTTGTTAGTCTAGAAATATGTGTACCCCACGATGCATTTCAACTTTGCGGGTTTTTGGTTCCAAACATTTACTGCATGAAATTCCACAATTTTTGTTAAGCTACAATTTAAAcaattctgattcaaacttcggacACCTCAGCATAAAATGGTCGCTAACACAgctaatcaatcaatcaatctgaTGTATACTCAGCCAGTTTGATCCTGGTGTTTGTCAAAGCTAATCTCAAACGCAAATCTTttctgtattaatatttactatgtATAATACTATATATCGAAAATATGTTtacacaaaataaatattaaattggcCAGGCCCACTGAACAACATTTGCCGCAGAGATGATTTCTTTAAAGTGTATCAAGATCAAACATAATTTATTCAATGATACATTTTTGAATCTACGGGGgaagaaaaaacccgatttaatccacctagtgttGAAATTGGTACCTcccacgattagtggtagtacctccttttaaaaaaaagacccgtttgtcaaacctttttattttttacttaccgATAAACAtgaaaatctcgaccaacatgtcaaaaggtccaatgtacaaatgagagattctctttgcgtctcctctcttatgcttattacagCGGCTTAAATGCATTTCGACCCAATTTTTCTAAACGattagctttccaataacaccagcaaccgtttcatgcaaaatagacgcattctaGTGCATTTATGCTGTCGTAATAAGCGTAaaagaggagacgcaaagagaatctcttatttgcacatttgacattttgaaatgttgctcgtcaaatatcaagtttagaaaaaaaaaaactattttcacattcgaattccaatcgaaaatagtcgtgtAAAAAAGGGCTTTTTTAGCGTTTAgcgctggaaatgatcatatacgtcttcggaacatgatttcactgtttgttaacgctgtgctagttatcatctatATGCATCCTaacgataaacaatcttcagagtgtattttaacctactaaataactttttagaacataggaaagcaatgaaaacatcgtgtgtaaaatttttgagcagaactgattttaaagtggcccGCGCAGTTAGCGCCGGGGTACAATGccagcctaacaagccaatcgttgtatgttcgaatctcgactgatcggtgccggTACAGAGTTAacaggatctttgccctagccccgtaattttcctgtactttaatacccggctgcgaagtctgtcgataaagaagggtcaagttctgaaggacgtttacactcatggctttgctttgcttgattttaaaggggTTTCTTtgaacaaatcattaaaattcgCAACcaataagagatagatagttactatatgcagcaaagttacttattttagtgtgttctacaatttttgtgaagacgctattttcgCTATTCCAATAGACGCTATTCCAATAAGAAcgcgtttaaaaaacaaaattttgtgtcaccctattaggcgggttcacggtcaccctaaaagtgtaataaaatgtGCTATTaatatatatagtttccttgtgtctgactgtaacgctagatccaagcaaactgtaaaataaaaatttttctaGACTCCACCACGTGTAGTGAAGGTAACAATGATATCAACGGTGGGTGGTGGGTGAAACCGGTAATTTGATGAGCTGCCACATAATGCAATATTGATTCCAACAATTCCTACGGCTAAAcaaaaaactactgaacaaacGGCAACTATTTGAGATTGATGGAACATTCTAAACGTGTGATTTGGTACGTGATAATAATGATAGCCTATGATTTAATCAAGGTATAATTGATTATCAGAAGCTGCCAAAATAGTGCACACTCAATAAAAAGCGAGAAAACTTTAATGTATCCCGTTGAGTATCTTTGTATGTACCTACATTTACTTCTTCCGGTGTTCCTTACGAAATGTGGTTTATGTGGAATGTTGTTACACAATTTTGTTACTAAGTTGATTTACGAACGCGACATGAAATATCTCATTATAAAGTAACATAAATAACTGCAAATGTAGGTTCTAACCTTGAGAATTTAGTAAAAGTAGCTTTAGACGTTTACTGTAAAGTATATTATTTAAAGTGTTTTACGAGTGTTCTATTTGTTTTAAAGACTGGGTCGCAAAAAAGGCCGTCGCAATCTACATCATCCAAAGACTTTCTGTTCCGTTGACTCGATTTCAAGCATATAACTAATCCAAGAGTATGTCCGTTTAGTCAACCGGAAGGATATTTGTAGTTGAGTGGTAGCGGATTAAACAGCAAACGACTACTCGGTATAATCAGTATTTACTGCAATAATAGTATTGGCGAGACCGATTTTTATCTAGGTTCCAAAATTGAGTACTTCTTCAAAATGTtctggctcgagcagcacgttcctcataaTTCGTAGATTTTGACACTTTACATCTAAACCCCGTTTGTTTCGTTTGTAGATTACATGTATTTGAATTAATAggatgatacaaatttttgagatattagACCAATAAATTGTAATACGTGCTAATAAATTGTATATTATattttcaaaggttttggtatcgtggctagccacgacgggtcaacctagtattttattaattaactgctccaaagaaacacccgttgaaaaattacacatttatactctatttttctgtttttgaggtttggtcccagTAAAGGTTTGGTTATTAAAGTTTtctaaaataaatttcatcaataatttttaaatatcttttaaccaGTAGAAcaaatccttatgaaatttggcagatacatttgcagtgttaagacctcttgTTTAATGCTAaaataaactagataaattatcttggttaaaatcagtataaattattgtaaattttaacgtgtaacttcaattgttcataactttcaaactaaaagtgcaatcaaaaaacaattcaatagtgatttatCCGGCTATATAACCTTTCAAAtaagactaataacgcataaatcggttcagccatatccgagaaaacaggcgatagaaaatgagctgcacacacacacacatacaaacacacacacacatacaaacacacacacacacatacaaacacacacacacacacacacacacacacacacacacacacatacacacacacgcacacacacacacacacacacatacaaacacacacacacacatacacacacacacacacacacgcacacacacacagacagacaaacacacacacacacacacagacacacacacacacacgcagacacacacacacacacacacagacacacacacacacacacagacacacacacacacacagacacacacacacagacacacacacacacagacacacacacacagacacacacacacacagacacacacacagacacacacacacacacacagacacacacacacacacacacacacacacacacacacacacacacacacacacacacacacacacacacacacacacacacacacacacacacacacacacacacacacacacacacacacacacacacacacacacacacacacacacacacacacacacacacacacacacacacacacacacacacacacacacacacacacacacacacacacacacagagagagagagacattgctcagttcgtcgagctctatcgattggtatatgtgattcggccctgcGGGCATCGGattaacttcgtgtttttcgaccaatttttaaacctttgttatatactatagcAAATGGAAAACGGGGACAACAGTACCATCCGTTCCTATATTAGTATTTATGTATAATGATGAACGTTGAGTGTCTTTACTAATAAAAGTAAAGTGATACTCCGAATCCTCGCGGAAGAAGTTATGGCATTAACCAATGTCATGCTACAAAGGCCAAGGTTAGAGCGCCTTGTTTCATTTTCTGAAAATAGATAAAACATACCAACTACTCAACCATAGAATTTTTCAAGTTACCAAAATGTATAATACTAAGTAATATTTATATTATCGTATTATAAATTGGGGTTGAATATGACTATAaatataaatctatacctataaaaatggatttctgtctgtgtgtctgtctgtccgtatgttccttatagaaccgaaaactactgaaccgatcggcgtaaaaatttgcatacaggggtttttggggccagggaaggttcttatgatggttagagacccctccccccactaagagggaggacttctatacaaatgaaacgaaaatttctgcataactcgagaactaatcaaccaaatggaccaaaatttgacatgtgggtgtttttggagacaagaattttttctatggtgaattgagacccctcccctctttag contains these protein-coding regions:
- the LOC128745595 gene encoding coiled-coil domain-containing protein lobo, whose product is MDIFMRKRQSRLPTRLLSPDTVLKRRKANSFELATLLCSYLIGNGFAACVVSGYATREIVNNDQRRVSCPYVPCPVQESIEEEVTEPSKYHLRDPPDLRSRYLLDLEEEKLNKIRDEQRKLEQAQQHAIEELERPAEDSKAGHRVHAWVVVIINAPWCYKPGYRETVIDPNSGERVLLPPSAFFIEPASGFRYEVDASCYMGIESVWNQHNYYVNKQDPITDIKSMRWDFKNTKDWEHFLPGEPYELREDCIVPEDQEPLTTEEELEKEKHLDLPASWVGPLRVTRKQFEERFPNGSKVIHFKRAVYERFAPYSNMIGLSKRLTLYETLEYENPTTRWEWYINRDDSLALIMHDYASNDTEETFARGRPDSLRMLRRSSEANRECTLTFFHQYRFDSLKELIYHPSYVRESYDRRDDLLYFREFKNIPRNLETSEDCKLTQITEKFHRNPAKEAVRDIATRTCYIEENRIVLQFHYNDDCITASTREFIKPPKSEMGEEVPYDPSSTSGYISNPWDPQPTHLELFLLLKEQLKAEETSCRAFKCRVADTETLLSERKKQIESPKLKFSLFDPLRNEEARRVRLQKYEQVKAREEMIKQQQADFLAPYLLRMNANDVSRERLRTAYQDCVQDLGSFYHTMEDEMKVRLDELIAEEQALKRFLAKFQDHFEDEEYEKFITEGENIELNKNVVGMRIENLQDEYQQKVEHLEKTVQDKMGKVSFDDGHP